Proteins encoded in a region of the Desulfovermiculus halophilus DSM 18834 genome:
- the mnmE gene encoding tRNA uridine-5-carboxymethylaminomethyl(34) synthesis GTPase MnmE codes for MDSTDTIAAVATPLGRGGIGIVRISGPKSREIGETLFVSARRDFGGFASHVLHHGWIVSCQGQRIDEVLTSFMPAPASYTGEDVLEINSHGGPAVVQTILELVLEQGARLADPGEFTLRAFLNGRMDLSQAEAVAEMVEADTRIGLDLAGAKLGGGLRETVHSLRSRLQGLLARLMAELDFPEEMAEHAEEMETAEYVCAELNTVQEQLHSLLEAASRYRCYREGALVVLSGPVNAGKSSLLNALLGRKRAIVTSVPGTTRDYLEEGLNLDGLPIRLVDTAGLRQTEDEVERAGLEQGADLMQQADLVCLVFDRSRELDADLREAAGRLGTARVLAVGNKQDLIFDEWDSERWFRDRGFSCVAVSALTGDGVDALARAIREKIVGLSPEPAGDELVPNMRQKTLLEKARQALGEAGQAIESGMPPDVVLVPLQTGVDRLGEITGEISSEDVLDQIFSRFCIGK; via the coding sequence GGGAGATAGGCGAGACCCTTTTCGTCTCGGCCCGGCGGGATTTCGGTGGATTCGCATCTCACGTCCTGCACCATGGGTGGATCGTGTCCTGCCAGGGGCAAAGGATCGATGAGGTCCTGACCAGCTTTATGCCGGCTCCGGCCTCCTACACCGGGGAGGATGTCCTGGAGATCAACAGCCACGGCGGTCCGGCCGTGGTGCAGACAATCCTGGAGCTGGTTCTGGAGCAGGGAGCGAGGCTGGCTGATCCAGGCGAGTTCACTCTCAGGGCCTTTCTCAACGGGAGAATGGATCTCAGTCAGGCCGAGGCAGTGGCCGAGATGGTCGAGGCCGACACCAGGATCGGACTGGATTTGGCCGGCGCAAAGCTGGGCGGGGGCCTGCGGGAAACTGTCCACTCCCTGCGCAGCCGTCTGCAGGGACTTTTGGCCCGGCTCATGGCGGAGCTGGATTTTCCGGAGGAGATGGCCGAGCATGCCGAGGAGATGGAAACAGCGGAATATGTGTGCGCTGAGCTGAATACGGTTCAAGAGCAGCTGCACTCTCTCCTGGAGGCAGCCTCCAGGTACAGGTGCTATCGGGAAGGGGCTTTGGTCGTTCTCTCCGGGCCGGTGAACGCCGGAAAATCCAGTCTGCTCAATGCCCTTCTGGGCCGGAAACGGGCCATCGTGACCTCAGTTCCCGGAACCACCCGGGACTATCTGGAGGAAGGCCTGAATCTGGATGGCCTGCCCATCCGTCTGGTGGATACCGCCGGCCTGCGCCAGACCGAGGACGAGGTGGAGAGGGCAGGGCTGGAGCAGGGCGCTGACCTCATGCAGCAGGCGGATCTGGTTTGTCTGGTCTTTGACCGCTCCCGGGAGCTGGATGCTGACCTCCGGGAGGCGGCCGGGAGGCTGGGAACGGCCAGGGTCCTGGCTGTGGGCAACAAGCAGGACCTGATCTTTGATGAATGGGATTCGGAGCGCTGGTTCAGGGACCGGGGCTTTTCCTGTGTGGCTGTTTCCGCGCTCACCGGAGACGGGGTTGATGCCCTGGCTCGGGCCATCCGGGAGAAGATCGTGGGGCTGAGTCCGGAACCGGCCGGGGATGAGCTGGTGCCCAATATGCGGCAAAAGACATTGCTGGAGAAAGCCCGGCAGGCCCTGGGTGAGGCCGGGCAGGCCATTGAGTCGGGGATGCCCCCGGATGTTGTCCTGGTTCCCCTGCAGACCGGCGTGGACCGGTTGGGAGAGATTACCGGGGAGATCTCCAGCGAAGATGTCCTGGACCAGATCTTTTCCCGTTTCTGCATCGGCAAATGA
- the rnr gene encoding ribonuclease R, protein MARKRKKKQHITAGKILEIVRNHQSPVRLKDMFKELRPGSEDRERIHSILNSLTAEGKLISLSGGKAFGLPERMSLVRGRLEMISSGAGFVLTDDQRRKDIFVAPANLGDAWPGDRVVVALMPQRKGKNPEGRIVRILERRMKDVPAVVHKKMKSDLFWAQPMDPNLHINFLVQVSSLPTRPKPGEVVVLTPEERLDSDLWQGQATRLLGAETEITVQETVVKLNHHIPSEFPPEALEQAQSLPRDPTAEDRAGRKDLTGRPFVTIDGAEAKDFDDAICVQRTDQGYQLLVAIADVSHYVPIGSPLDREARTRGNSCYFPQSVEPMFPPALSNGLCSLNPQVPRLAMVVDMTMSLKGKRLRAEYYPAVIRSQSRLTYSQVKAAVLDEDPRSREEMQDVLPMLEKAHALARQLHDRRRERGSLDFDLPEPELLFTLQGETRDIRPRARHFGHQIIEEFMITANEAVAEYLQEQGRPSVFRIHPDPDPDKLLNLFKLLRSTDLAEHLPTDTDIKSLQALLTAAEGSDLEFLVNRLMLRTMMQASYSPDNMGHFGLGSSCYTHFTSPIRRYADLIVHRCLRSALDPDAPPGHGRKGLRKLSLHISRTERTAMDAEREILKRMTICFLQDRIGEEYSGLINGVSEFGFWVELTEVMAEGLVRLSTVTDDYYLYVPKEHKLVGQHTGRTFTLGQKVRVRLVNVSLKRLQIDFELMETGGQAVAQTDRKPN, encoded by the coding sequence ATGGCACGAAAACGGAAAAAAAAGCAGCACATAACCGCCGGAAAGATCCTGGAAATAGTCAGGAACCACCAATCCCCGGTTCGGCTCAAGGATATGTTCAAGGAGCTGCGGCCCGGAAGCGAGGACCGGGAACGCATTCACTCCATTTTGAATTCCCTGACCGCCGAGGGCAAGCTGATCAGCCTGAGCGGGGGCAAGGCCTTCGGCCTCCCGGAGCGCATGTCCCTGGTTCGGGGCAGGCTGGAAATGATCTCCTCCGGGGCAGGCTTTGTCCTCACCGACGACCAGCGGCGGAAGGACATCTTTGTCGCTCCGGCCAATCTGGGGGATGCCTGGCCCGGGGACCGGGTGGTCGTGGCCCTTATGCCCCAGCGGAAGGGGAAAAATCCGGAAGGCCGCATTGTGCGCATCCTGGAACGCCGCATGAAGGACGTCCCGGCCGTGGTGCACAAAAAGATGAAATCCGACCTCTTCTGGGCCCAGCCCATGGATCCGAATCTGCACATCAACTTTCTGGTCCAGGTCTCCTCCTTGCCCACCCGGCCTAAGCCGGGCGAGGTGGTTGTCCTCACCCCTGAAGAACGCCTGGACAGCGATCTGTGGCAGGGCCAGGCCACCAGGCTCCTGGGAGCGGAAACCGAGATCACGGTCCAGGAGACTGTGGTCAAGCTCAATCATCACATCCCGTCCGAGTTTCCTCCCGAGGCCCTTGAACAGGCCCAAAGCCTGCCTCGCGACCCGACGGCCGAGGACAGGGCCGGACGAAAGGACCTCACCGGACGTCCTTTTGTGACCATAGACGGGGCAGAGGCCAAAGACTTCGACGATGCAATCTGTGTGCAAAGAACCGACCAGGGGTACCAGCTTCTGGTGGCCATTGCCGATGTCAGCCACTATGTCCCCATCGGATCTCCGCTGGACCGGGAGGCCCGGACCCGGGGAAACTCCTGTTACTTCCCCCAGTCCGTGGAACCCATGTTCCCCCCTGCCCTGTCCAACGGCCTGTGCAGCTTGAACCCCCAGGTTCCCAGACTGGCTATGGTCGTGGACATGACCATGTCCCTGAAGGGAAAACGTCTGCGGGCCGAGTACTATCCGGCCGTGATCCGCAGCCAGTCCAGACTTACCTACAGCCAGGTCAAAGCGGCCGTGCTGGACGAGGATCCCCGGTCCAGAGAAGAGATGCAAGACGTTCTGCCCATGCTCGAGAAGGCCCATGCCCTGGCCCGACAGCTCCATGACCGCCGCCGGGAACGCGGGTCTTTGGATTTCGATCTCCCCGAACCGGAGCTTTTATTCACCCTGCAGGGGGAAACCAGGGACATTCGGCCCAGGGCCAGACACTTCGGCCACCAGATCATCGAAGAGTTCATGATAACGGCCAATGAGGCAGTGGCTGAATACCTGCAGGAGCAGGGCCGGCCGTCAGTGTTTCGCATCCATCCGGACCCGGATCCGGACAAGCTGCTCAACCTCTTCAAACTCCTACGTTCCACCGACCTCGCTGAGCATCTCCCCACGGACACGGACATCAAGAGCCTGCAGGCCCTGCTCACCGCGGCCGAGGGCAGCGACCTGGAGTTTCTGGTCAATCGACTCATGCTCCGGACCATGATGCAGGCTTCCTACAGCCCGGACAACATGGGGCATTTCGGGCTGGGCTCCAGCTGCTACACCCATTTCACTTCTCCGATCCGGCGCTATGCCGATCTCATCGTCCACCGCTGCCTGCGCTCCGCCCTGGACCCGGATGCGCCCCCGGGACATGGACGCAAGGGCCTGCGCAAGCTCAGCCTGCACATCAGCCGCACTGAACGAACCGCGATGGACGCTGAACGGGAAATACTGAAGCGGATGACCATCTGCTTTCTGCAGGACAGGATCGGGGAGGAGTATTCCGGACTGATCAACGGAGTGAGCGAGTTCGGATTCTGGGTGGAGCTGACTGAGGTCATGGCCGAGGGCCTGGTTCGGCTGTCCACAGTCACCGACGACTATTACCTGTATGTGCCCAAGGAGCACAAGCTCGTCGGCCAGCACACAGGCCGGACCTTCACCCTGGGCCAAAAGGTCCGGGTCCGGCTGGTCAATGTCAGCCTCAAGCGGCTGCAAATCGATTTTGAGCTCATGGAAACAGGGGGCCAGGCTGTTGCGCAGACTGACCGCAAGCCTAACTGA